The Amycolatopsis umgeniensis DNA segment AGCAGCAGCAGATCCTCGACCAGACCGGTCATCCGCGTCGACTCCGACTCCACGCGTCCCATCGCGAAGGCGATGTCCGGCGGCACCTCGGAGCCGGACCGCCGGGTGAGTTCCGCGTAACCGCGGATGGCCGCGAGCGGGGTCCGCAGTTCGTGGCTGGCGTCCGCGACGAACCGGCGCACCCGGCTCTCACTGGCCTGACGGGCGGACAGCGCTTGGGAAATGTGGCCGAGCATGCGGTTGAGCGCGAAGCCGACCTTGCCGACCTCCGTCCGCGGGTCGGTGTCCACTTCGGACACTCGTTCCGACAGCGCGACCTCGCCGCGGTCCAGCGGGAGTTCGGCGACCCTGGTCGCGGTGGCGGCCAGGCGGTCGAGGGGTTTCATGGTGCGCCGCACGGTCACGGCGCCAAGCGCGCCCGCCAGCACGATGCCGCCGACGGCGACCCCGCCGAAGATGAAACCGAGGTTCCACAACGTATCCGTGACGTCCTTGGTGGGCAGCCCGGTGATCGAGACGCCACCGTTGGAAGTCGGCTTCGCCACGACGCGGTACTCACCGAGCGGCCCGAGGTCCACGTCGCTGGGCTCGCTACCCGGCCCCGAACGCAGCAGGGTGTCGATCTGGGCCCGGGTGATTTCGTCGTGAGGGAAGGGTTCGCTGACCTTCGCGTCGTAACTGGACCGCAGTACCGCGGCGAGCACACGTCCGTCCGGCAACACGTTCACGAACAACGAACCGGTGCTCTGCCCGTAGGCGCGCAAACCCTCGGGAACCCTTTCCCCGCCGGGACGGCCTTGTGGCGGCGGACGGCCCGCGCGTTGACTGGTCTCGTCGAGCCGGGCGTCGAGCTGGTCGATCAGGAAGCCTCGCAGCGCCAGTTCGGTCACCACGCCCACCACCAGGCAGACCAGCGCGAGCAGCCCCGCGACCTGCGCGATCAGCCGTCGCCGCAGGGACCAAGGCCGCCTACCCCGCGGGCTTGAGGACATATCCGGCGCCGCGCATCGTGTGGATCATCGGTTCCCTGTCGGCGTCGATCTTCTTGCGGAGGTAGGAGATGTACAGCTCGACGATGTTGGCCTGGCCGCCGAAGTCGTAGCTCCACACGCGATCGAGGATCTGCGCCTTCGACAGCACGCGCTTCGGATTGCGCATGAGATACCGCAGCAGTTCGAACTCGGTCGCGGTCAGCGGCACCGGATCGCCGCCGCGGTGCACTTCGCGGCTGTCCTCGTCCAGGGTCAGGTCGCCGACGACCAGCGTCGAACCGCTCGGTCCGGCGACGCCGCCCGCGCGCCGCAGCAGCGCGCGCAACCGCAGCGCGACTTCCTCGAGGCTGAACGGTTTGGTGACGTAGTCGTCGCCGCCCGCGGTGAGCCCGGCGATCCGGTCCTCCACCGCGTCCTTCGCGGTCAGGAACAGCACCGGCAGGTTCGGCACCTCGGAACGCAGGCGGCGCAGCACGTCCAGGCCGCTCATATCCGGCAACATGACGTCCAGCACCACCGCGTCCGGCCGGAATTCCCTGGCGACGCGGACCGCTTCGGTGCCGTCGGCGGCGGTGCGGATGTCCCAGCCCTCCATGCGCAGGGCCATCGACACGAGTTCGGACAAGGTCGCCTCGTCGTCGACGACCAGCACGCGCACGGGGCTGCCGTCGGCGCGGCGCAAGCCGGCCTTCGCGGAACCGGACGAAGGGACGTTCACACTGGTCATGGTGCCATCCTGGGCGGCGCCGGTGAGCCTTCCCTGTGTCCCACCTGTGCGTTTCCTGTGAACGATCACCCTGCCGGGGAGGGAAACACAGCGCGTGCCCACCAACGGCACAGCTTCCGCACAGCGACGGCGCCGAGCATGGCCGCAACCGAGTACACGGAGGCGACCAGATGACCGAACCGACCAAACCCGCCGAACCCCCGGCGGGCGAGACCGCCGCTTGGGGTGCTCCCGCCCCGGCGGGCGAACCGAAGAAGGCCTGGTCGGGCCGCAAGACCGCGATCGCGGCCGGGGTGGCGGTGGTGATCGCCGCCGGTGGCGGCGCCGCGATCTGGGCCGGGACCGCCGCGAACGGCGCCGAACAGGGCCAGGGCGGGATGATGGGCGGCCCCGGCGGCGGCCGGATGATCTTCGACGGCGGGATGCCGCGCGACGCGCTGCACGGCGACTTCGTGGTCTCCGACGGGAACGGCGGCTACCGCACCGAGCGGACGCAGACCGGGGAGATCACCGAGATCAGCGCGACGTCCGTCAGCCTGACCAGCAAGGACGGCTACAAGCAGGTCTACACGATCGACGCGTCGACACGGAAGACAGGCGATCCCAAGACCGGCGAGACGGTGACGGTGAACGCCAAGGTCACCGGGAACACCGCGACGGTGACGAGTATCGGCAAGGCCGGGCAGAACGGTGGACAACCGGGACAGGGCCGGCGAGGTCAAGGCCAGCCGGGGCAAGGCGGTCAGGGTGGACCGCCGCCCGGCTACTGACGCACGGCGGCGAGCAGTGCGGCGGCCGTCTCGGCGGGCTCCTGTCCGGAGGTGTCGAGGACGACGCTGTCGCCGCGGGAACTCCGCGCCCGCGCCGCCTCGGTGATCGCGCGAGCGGCCACCCGGTCCCGTACGCCGGGTGGCGCGCCGCGTAGTTCGTCGCCCGCCAGCAGGGCGGACTCGCCCTCGGCCCGGCGCCGGACGCGCTCGGTGAGCGTCTCGGCGTCCGCGTCGAGATGGACGACGGTGACGTCCTCGAAGGCTTTCCGGTGCTCCGGCAGGAATTCCCTGGCCACGACGAGCAAACGCCGCGCTCCGGCCTCGCGGTGACCGCGCCAGACGGCCGCGAGGTTCGCCGCCTCGACGGCCGGATCCGGACCGGGGCTCACGAACCCGAATTGCGCGAGATCGACGTAGGCGACCGGCGTCTCCCGCTGCCAGAAGTCCCGCAGCACGCTCCACGCGGCTGTCGACTTGCCGACGGCCGTCGGACCGGTCACCACGGTCACCGGTCCGGGCTGCGGTTCCACGGCGGACGGCGGCAGGACCGGCCCGTCTTCCACGACGCAGCGCCGGAACAGGTCCTCCACGGTCTTTTCCGGCGACTGCCCTGTCGTGTCCGTCTTCTCGCCGAAGCCGGTGCGGTCGTAGGCGTCCGCCACCTCCTCGAGAGCGGGAAGGGCGGCGGCGGGCGAACCGCGGCCGAGGAACCGGCTCCGGAGTTCGTCGCGATCGCAGGTCAGCCGGACGAGCGTGAGATCGAAGTCGCGGCCCTCGAAAGACGGCTCGACACCGATTTCGAGATCCACCACCCCGGACACGACGAGCTGCTCGGCACCCCGGCGGCGCAGGATCTCCAGTACCCGCAGCAGGTTGGCCGCCTTGATCGCGTGCGCGGCGTCCCCTCCGCCCGGGGGCGGGCCGATCAGGCCGAGCTGGTCGATGTCGACGTACGCGACGTTGCCGCCGGCCTCCACGATGCGCGTGTACAGACCCCAGGCGATGGTGGACTTCCCCGATCCCGGCGCTCCGGTGGTCCAGAGCACGGGGGTCTTCGCGGCCTTCATGGCTTTTGATCTTAGGAACCCCTGTCCACCGAAATAGGGCAGAGTTGGGCGCGTGCGGGACATCAGTGGTTCGCTGGCGAGGCAGGCCTGTGCGGTCGCGGCCGTCTGCCTGGTGGCCGACGCCGGGCTGTTCCTCATCGACGGACCGCCGCTCTCGCTCGGCTGGCAGGCGTGGGTGGTGTTGCTGGGCGGGATCTTCGCCAACGCCGCGCTCGCCGGGCCGTCGCGGTATTCCGGCTGGGTTTCGGCCGCGCACGCCGTACTGCTCACCGCCGCGCCGCTCCTGCTGTTCCCCTACGACCACTATCTGCAGGCCACCAACGCGGGCGTGCTGATCGCGGGATACCGCGCGGGCGCCTGGCTGTCGGCCAAACCCGCGCTGGCCGCGCTGGCCGCGATGCTCGCCGGGCTCTTCGCCTGCATCTTCATCCCCGCCGATCGAGGCGACCGGGACTGGCGGCTGGTGCTCATCGAGGTCGGCATAAGCGGTCTGCTGCCGTGGATGGTCGGCCGCTACACGACCGCCCGGCGCGCGTACATCGCCGATCTCCAGCGCGTGGAGGAACAACGGCAGCAGCACGAAGCCGAGGCGGTGCGCCGTGCCGTCGCCGAAGAACGCACGACGATCGCCCGCGACCTGCACGACGTGATCTCGCATCACGTCAGCGCGATCGGCGTGCACGCGGGCGCCGCGCGGCTCGGGCTACCGGAGGGCGAACCCGCCGCACGGCGTTCGCTCTCCGCCGTCGAATCGTCGAGCCGGGCCGCGATGGCCGATCTGCGTCGCCTGCTGGATCTGTTGCACGGCAAGGAGAACGGGGACGCGCAGCGCCAACCGGGGCTCGACAATCTCGACGAGCTGCTCGACAACCTCCGCACCGCCGGCCTGCCCGTGCGGCTGACCAGCCACGGCGGGCCGAGGGAACTGCCGGGATCGGTGGACGTCGCGCTGTACCGCATCGCGCAGGAGGCGCTGACGAACGCGCTCCGGCACGGCTCCGGCAAGACCGTGGAAATCGACCTCGCCTACCGGCAGACCGAGGTCGTCCTCACGATCACGAACGAAATCGGCCGCGCACGCCGGAACTCGGCGGCCGAGTCGACCAAACGCGGTCTCGCCGGGATCAGGCAGCGGGTCGCGCTGTTCGGCGGACAGGCGGAATGCGGGCCGCTCGACGACGGGCGGCACTGGCGGGTTCGAGTCGGATTTCCTTTGGAGGCGGAGTGATCCGGGTTCTGCTGGCGGACGATCACGCGATGTTCCGGTCCGGGATGCGCGCGGTACTGGACACCCAGGCGGATTTCGAATGCGTCGGCGAGGCCGCGGACGGACGCGAGGCCGTCACGCAGGCGGCCGCCCTGCGCCCGGACGTCGCGGTGCTCGACGTCCGGATGCCCAAATTGGACGGTCTGGCCGCGACCGAGGCGATCATGTCCGCGCCGGGCAACGACACCCGTGTCCTCGTGCTGACGACCTACGACTCCGACGAGTACGTCTACCGCGCGCTGCGGGCCGGTGCGAGCGGGTTCCTGCTGAAGAGCCTCGCCCCCGAAGAACTCGTCTCGGCCATGCGGGTGGCCGCGCGCGGGGACGCGCTGATCGACCCGACGGTGACCCGGCGGCTCGTGTCGACCTTCGCCACCAGCATCGAACCCGTGGCCGCCGAACCGGCGGAACTGGAACGGCTCACCTCACGCGAACGCGAAGTCCTCATGCTGGTTGCCGACGCCTCCAGCAACGCGGAGATCGCCGTGCGGCTGCACGTGGGCGAGGAGACGGTGAAGACCCACGTTTCCCGGATACTCGCGAAGCTCGGGCTGCGGGACAGGGTGCACGCCGTCGTCTACGCCTATCGCAACGGTCTCGTCGGCGGCCGGTGATCGGTTCGCCGGATGGGGCTCCCGGTGCCAGAATCGCCACAGGTCACGTCGAGGCGGGGAGCTGCGAATGAAGCGCTGGGTCACGCTGACGATCGGGCTGGTCTTCTTGCTGGTCGGCGGTGTCTGGGTGCTGCAAGGCGCCGGCGTGCTGACCGGCAGCTTCATGACCGGGCAGAAGCTGTGGTTCCTGATCGGGCTCGTCGCGTTCCTGGTCGGGGTGGTGCTGGTGGCGGCCACCGCCCGGCGTACGCGACGGGCGCCCACCGACGACCAGGCGTAAACCCCTCGCTTGCGGGTCGGCTTCGGGTGTCGCGGTGGGGTGGGCTGCTCGCTTGCGTGTCGGCTTCGGGTGTCGCGAAAGCCACTTTCGGGACGTCTGATGTCCCGAAAGTGGCTTTCGCGACATCGGGGTGGGGTGGGCGTCCGCAACCCGCGCGCAGCACGGTCACGACCGCTGGCACCGACACCTCACCCGGCACGCGAAGCTACGGGCAGGCGTTGCGAACGCCACTTTCGCAACCTTCAGTGTTGCGAAAGTGGCGTTCGCAACGCCCCCGCAGCCCGACCGCGACCAAGGCACGTTTGCCTGACCCCGCGCTAGCCATTCAAGAGCGCGACCCCCACGCGGATCTGGGGCGCGTGGGTTGCCGCTGGAGTCCGTGAAGGCAACTTCAGGGCTAGGCGATCTTGAAGATCGGGTAGCCGGGCGCGATCTCGAGGAGCGTTTCGTCGGACGCCTTCGCGTCGACACCGTCGAAGAACACGCCGACCTCGAACTTCCAGCGCTTGAGGTAGGCGCGCAGGATTTCGGGCTTCTCTTCGTCGGCGAGTTCGGTGTAGGTGAACGTCTCGGTGCGGCGCCCGACGCTGAGCTGCCCCTCACCCGCGACCCGCAGGTTGCGCACCCACTGCGTGACACCGCGCGGCGCGACCAGGTAGCGCTCGCCGTCCAGCTTCAGCAGGTTGACCGGGACCGAGCGCAGTTCGCCGCTCTTGCGGCCCCGGACCGAGAGGACCCGGCTGCCCAGGACGCTCACGCCGAGCCTCGTCAGCTTGAGCACGAACTCGTTGAACGCGCTGGTCGCCTTGGCGGGCTTGACGTAGCGGGTGGCGGTGGCGGTGGTCATCTCGGCTCCTCGAAGTTTTCGAGAGCAGCGCTCTCTGTTAAGAGCAGTGAACACCAGAGCGGTGCATTGTGTCAAGAGCAGTGCTCTCGTTTAGGTGCGATGCTCTATGGTGAGAGCATGGCCGCCACCCAGACCGCGCGTGAACGCGCCCGCGCCGAGCTCACCCGCGAGATCAAGGACGAAGCCCGCCGCCAGCTCGCCGAGGTCGGCGCGCTGGGCCTTTCGCTCCGGGCCGTCGCCCGGGAGTTGGGCATGGTCTCGTCGGCGCTCTACCGGTACTTCTCCAGTCGTGAGCAGCTGCTGACAGCCTTAATCGTCGATGCCTACAACGCCGTCGGCGAGGCCGCGGAGGCCGCCGACGACGCCAAGAAGGCTCCGCTGGAGCGGTGGACGTCGATCTGGCAAGCGGTCCGAGACTGGGCGAAGGCACATCCGCACGAGTACGCGCTGATCTACGGCTCGCCGATCCCCGGCTACCAGGCCCCGCAGGACACCGTCGCGCCCGCGGGCCGGGTGGCGTTCGCCCTGGTCGCGGTGCTGCGCGACGCCAACCTCCGGGTCGAGACCGAGGTCGGCGAGATGCCTGTCGAGCTATTGCACCAGCTCGACGCCGTCGCGGGAGTTCTCAAGATCAACCTGGCCCCCGAGACGGCCTCCCGGCTGATCATGTCCTGGACCCAGCTGTTCGGGATGATCAACTTCGAGTTGTTCGGCCAGTACGTCGGCTCGGTCGACCCGTCGGACGCCTTCTTCGCGCACGGGATCCGTCAGATGGCCGAGTTCACCGGGATCAAGATGACCGGCTGAGCGCGGTCCAAGACCGCATGAGCAGCTGGACGGCGTCCACCGCGTCCTCGTCGCCGGTCCCCTCGGGGCTGAGGAAACGCTGCAGCAGGAGCCCGTCCTCGAGCGCGTGCAGGATCAGCGCGAGGAAGGCGGGCTCGGCGGGCGGCGCCGCGCCCCGTACGGCGAGTTCGGTCCGGACAGAGGTCTCGAGCAGTGCCCTTGTCGACTTCTCGCCTTCGCCGACGAGCGGTCGCGCCTCGGGATTGCGCAGCGCGTACAGGGCCAGCTCGGTGCGCAGGATCAGCCAGCCTTCGAGGTGTTCGGCGCGCTCGACGTTCCAAGCGCGCAGCCTGTCCATCATCTCGGCGAAAGAACCGACACCCGAACTCAACGCGGCCACTTCTTCGGCCTCGCGCTGGGTCCGGCGGCGCAGCAACTCGACGACCAGCTCGTGTTTGCCGTCGAAGTTGCCGTAGAAGGCGCCGCGGGTGAACCCGGCGCGTTCGGCGATCTGCTCGACCGACGTGCCGTTGACCCCGCGTTCGGCGAACAGCTCGGCGGCCGCCGCGAGCAGGCGCTGTCTGGTCTGCTCGCGACTCTCTTCCCGCGTCAAGCGCTTCGCCGTCACATGGCGAAGCTTAGAGCTCTCGGCTTCCCTGCTTGCCTGTCAGCCAGACCCCGCCCGCGAGGACGGCGACGGCGACCACGACGGCCAGCGCGGTGAGCGGCCACAGCGCCTGGCTCGCGAAGAAGGCGGCGACGGCCCCGAAGAGAACGGCGACGAGGAGCAACGGCGTGGTCCGGACGGCTGCGGCGGCGGGGACGGTGGCCATGGGAGCTTTCCCTTCGAGGGTGGTGCGCGGAACACTCGGTTTTCGCGGATGGGACCGCGCCGGTTCGGTGGCCTTACGCCGACTGGGGCACGGATCACCCTTCCGGGCGAGATACCGGCGTGGCGGCTAACGTCACGCCGAGGACGACATCGAGGGAAAGGCGGCTCGCGGTGGAGAAGTGGGCGGAGCAGGTCGGCAGGATCCGGGTCATCGGAACCGGGGTGATGGGCCGGGGCATCGTCCAGCTCGCCGTGACGGCGGGGCTCGAAGTCGAGCTCGCCGACGCCCGGCCCGACGCGGTCGGCGAGGCCATCGACCACGTCGGCGCGATGCTCGGCAAACTCGCCTCGAAGGGCAAGATCTCCGAAGAAGCCGCCGCGTCCGCGAAAGGGCGCCTGATCGCGGCCGACGGTCCGCTGGCCCCCGCC contains these protein-coding regions:
- a CDS encoding response regulator transcription factor, whose translation is MTSVNVPSSGSAKAGLRRADGSPVRVLVVDDEATLSELVSMALRMEGWDIRTAADGTEAVRVAREFRPDAVVLDVMLPDMSGLDVLRRLRSEVPNLPVLFLTAKDAVEDRIAGLTAGGDDYVTKPFSLEEVALRLRALLRRAGGVAGPSGSTLVVGDLTLDEDSREVHRGGDPVPLTATEFELLRYLMRNPKRVLSKAQILDRVWSYDFGGQANIVELYISYLRKKIDADREPMIHTMRGAGYVLKPAG
- a CDS encoding sensor histidine kinase, which codes for MSSSPRGRRPWSLRRRLIAQVAGLLALVCLVVGVVTELALRGFLIDQLDARLDETSQRAGRPPPQGRPGGERVPEGLRAYGQSTGSLFVNVLPDGRVLAAVLRSSYDAKVSEPFPHDEITRAQIDTLLRSGPGSEPSDVDLGPLGEYRVVAKPTSNGGVSITGLPTKDVTDTLWNLGFIFGGVAVGGIVLAGALGAVTVRRTMKPLDRLAATATRVAELPLDRGEVALSERVSEVDTDPRTEVGKVGFALNRMLGHISQALSARQASESRVRRFVADASHELRTPLAAIRGYAELTRRSGSEVPPDIAFAMGRVESESTRMTGLVEDLLLLARLDSGRPVVHESVDLSRLVADAVADAHVAGPEHQWLLEVPPEPITVLGDADQLHQVVINLLGNARTHTPAGTEVATSLSIVDSMATLSIVDGGPGIPPEILPDVFERFARGDDSRSRAAGSTGLGLAIVAAVVTAHGGQVGVTSRPGRTEFQVRLRTA
- a CDS encoding TetR/AcrR family transcriptional regulator, which produces MAATQTARERARAELTREIKDEARRQLAEVGALGLSLRAVARELGMVSSALYRYFSSREQLLTALIVDAYNAVGEAAEAADDAKKAPLERWTSIWQAVRDWAKAHPHEYALIYGSPIPGYQAPQDTVAPAGRVAFALVAVLRDANLRVETEVGEMPVELLHQLDAVAGVLKINLAPETASRLIMSWTQLFGMINFELFGQYVGSVDPSDAFFAHGIRQMAEFTGIKMTG
- a CDS encoding response regulator yields the protein MIRVLLADDHAMFRSGMRAVLDTQADFECVGEAADGREAVTQAAALRPDVAVLDVRMPKLDGLAATEAIMSAPGNDTRVLVLTTYDSDEYVYRALRAGASGFLLKSLAPEELVSAMRVAARGDALIDPTVTRRLVSTFATSIEPVAAEPAELERLTSREREVLMLVADASSNAEIAVRLHVGEETVKTHVSRILAKLGLRDRVHAVVYAYRNGLVGGR
- a CDS encoding nitroreductase family deazaflavin-dependent oxidoreductase: MTTATATRYVKPAKATSAFNEFVLKLTRLGVSVLGSRVLSVRGRKSGELRSVPVNLLKLDGERYLVAPRGVTQWVRNLRVAGEGQLSVGRRTETFTYTELADEEKPEILRAYLKRWKFEVGVFFDGVDAKASDETLLEIAPGYPIFKIA
- a CDS encoding TetR family transcriptional regulator, which produces MTAKRLTREESREQTRQRLLAAAAELFAERGVNGTSVEQIAERAGFTRGAFYGNFDGKHELVVELLRRRTQREAEEVAALSSGVGSFAEMMDRLRAWNVERAEHLEGWLILRTELALYALRNPEARPLVGEGEKSTRALLETSVRTELAVRGAAPPAEPAFLALILHALEDGLLLQRFLSPEGTGDEDAVDAVQLLMRSWTALSRSS
- a CDS encoding histidine kinase; protein product: MRDISGSLARQACAVAAVCLVADAGLFLIDGPPLSLGWQAWVVLLGGIFANAALAGPSRYSGWVSAAHAVLLTAAPLLLFPYDHYLQATNAGVLIAGYRAGAWLSAKPALAALAAMLAGLFACIFIPADRGDRDWRLVLIEVGISGLLPWMVGRYTTARRAYIADLQRVEEQRQQHEAEAVRRAVAEERTTIARDLHDVISHHVSAIGVHAGAARLGLPEGEPAARRSLSAVESSSRAAMADLRRLLDLLHGKENGDAQRQPGLDNLDELLDNLRTAGLPVRLTSHGGPRELPGSVDVALYRIAQEALTNALRHGSGKTVEIDLAYRQTEVVLTITNEIGRARRNSAAESTKRGLAGIRQRVALFGGQAECGPLDDGRHWRVRVGFPLEAE
- a CDS encoding AAA family ATPase, whose protein sequence is MKAAKTPVLWTTGAPGSGKSTIAWGLYTRIVEAGGNVAYVDIDQLGLIGPPPGGGDAAHAIKAANLLRVLEILRRRGAEQLVVSGVVDLEIGVEPSFEGRDFDLTLVRLTCDRDELRSRFLGRGSPAAALPALEEVADAYDRTGFGEKTDTTGQSPEKTVEDLFRRCVVEDGPVLPPSAVEPQPGPVTVVTGPTAVGKSTAAWSVLRDFWQRETPVAYVDLAQFGFVSPGPDPAVEAANLAAVWRGHREAGARRLLVVAREFLPEHRKAFEDVTVVHLDADAETLTERVRRRAEGESALLAGDELRGAPPGVRDRVAARAITEAARARSSRGDSVVLDTSGQEPAETAAALLAAVRQ